A genomic stretch from Selenomonas sp. AB3002 includes:
- a CDS encoding protein adenylyltransferase Fic yields MRSWSRIWISDMQEIDKSSPAKARELYESGRVHGCEVGTTRGLQQIHRALFEGLYDFAGEIRQLNISKGNFRFANSLYLKEALAAVEKMPEGTYEEIIHKYVEMNVCHTFMEGNGRATRIWLDMMLRKNLGRVVEWAKVDKVLYLQAMERSPVNALELRELLRPSLTERVDDREAIFKGIEQSYFYET; encoded by the coding sequence ATGCGAAGCTGGTCAAGAATCTGGATATCTGATATGCAGGAAATAGATAAAAGCTCCCCGGCAAAGGCCAGGGAGCTTTATGAGAGCGGCAGAGTGCATGGCTGCGAGGTGGGCACCACCAGAGGGCTGCAGCAGATACACAGGGCCTTGTTCGAGGGACTGTATGACTTTGCCGGAGAGATAAGGCAGCTGAATATTTCCAAGGGAAATTTCCGCTTCGCAAACAGCCTTTATCTGAAAGAGGCTTTGGCTGCTGTGGAAAAGATGCCCGAGGGCACCTATGAGGAAATCATCCACAAGTATGTGGAGATGAATGTGTGCCACACCTTTATGGAAGGCAATGGCCGGGCCACGAGGATTTGGCTGGATATGATGCTGAGAAAAAATCTGGGCCGGGTAGTGGAGTGGGCCAAGGTGGACAAGGTGCTCTACCTGCAGGCCATGGAAAGAAGCCCCGTAAATGCCTTGGAGCTGCGGGAGCTCCTGCGCCCCAGCCTCACGGAGAGGGTGGATGACAGAGAGGCCATTTTCAAGGGAATAGAGCAGTCTTATTTCTATGAGACATGA
- a CDS encoding RNA-binding S4 domain-containing protein, with the protein MQDITIETEEIQLDQFLKWAGVLSSGGELKGLLAEGLVYRNGEKESARRRKLKAGDVIEIKDMGTWRVCRG; encoded by the coding sequence ATGCAAGATATTACTATCGAAACTGAGGAGATTCAGCTGGACCAGTTCTTGAAGTGGGCTGGGGTTCTGTCCTCTGGGGGCGAACTCAAGGGTCTGCTGGCTGAGGGGCTGGTTTATCGGAACGGGGAGAAGGAGTCTGCCCGGAGGCGGAAGCTGAAGGCTGGGGACGTAATCGAAATCAAGGACATGGGTACATGGAGAGTGTGCAGGGGTTAA
- a CDS encoding Fic family protein: MSEALLKKLHAILKNGTADARLDYFAVGEYQKFPNEVGGRETASPEEVADRMKKLLAEYAAAEKDLDALLDFHYRLERIHTFQDGNGRIGRLILFKECLKNNIVPFIIEEDLKMFYHRGLREWEKEKVFLRDTCLTAQDRFKRYLDYFRIAY; this comes from the coding sequence TTGAGCGAAGCTCTCCTCAAAAAACTCCACGCCATCCTGAAAAACGGCACCGCCGATGCCCGCCTTGATTACTTCGCCGTAGGAGAATACCAAAAGTTCCCCAATGAGGTAGGAGGCAGGGAAACTGCCTCCCCGGAGGAAGTGGCAGACAGGATGAAAAAGCTGCTGGCAGAATACGCCGCTGCTGAAAAGGATCTGGATGCCCTGCTGGATTTCCATTACCGTTTGGAAAGAATCCATACCTTCCAGGATGGCAACGGCAGGATAGGCAGGCTGATCCTTTTCAAGGAATGCCTGAAAAATAACATAGTCCCCTTCATCATCGAAGAGGACTTGAAGATGTTCTATCATCGTGGGCTGAGGGAATGGGAAAAAGAGAAAGTATTCCTGCGTGATACCTGCCTCACCGCCCAGGACAGGTTCAAGAGGTATTTGGATTATTTTAGGATTGCGTACTGA
- the dnaN gene encoding DNA polymerase III subunit beta: MKITCAKNELLSSLRFASKAIASKPQTPLLSALYLKAEGDTAEVHGNNNETGLISKFHAEIEKPGEIAITGRYFQEVVTKLPGEEVTIDYDTTKKVAHITSAQADFRLLSMDARSYPTVKHFEGNLSFSVKDNVLREAIKKTVFACATDPNRPLFTGVSVQVRQDKVIWAATNSHRLAVNTMHLDDPTTSINMIVPGRFLQDVYHNLTSEVPIDVKVTCSYNSMSFEFENVFMTTRLLEGAFPDFNRVIPAEFETKVHLDTADFRAAVDRVSLIARSSEYNIILLDFENDKVLISSVNQEVGQANEDVAAQIDGPNISIAFNSQYIVDALKNIDSKTITFCMNQPLTAARIIEDGVEDFVYVVTPVRTAR; encoded by the coding sequence ATGAAAATCACCTGTGCCAAGAACGAACTCTTAAGCTCCCTCCGTTTTGCCTCCAAAGCCATTGCTTCCAAGCCACAGACTCCCCTTTTGTCAGCTCTTTATCTGAAAGCTGAAGGGGACACGGCAGAAGTCCATGGCAACAACAATGAGACAGGCCTTATCTCCAAGTTCCATGCTGAGATAGAAAAACCTGGTGAGATCGCCATCACTGGCAGGTATTTCCAGGAGGTAGTCACGAAACTACCCGGTGAAGAAGTCACCATTGATTATGATACAACCAAGAAAGTAGCTCACATAACCTCTGCTCAGGCCGACTTCCGCCTGCTCTCCATGGATGCCAGATCATATCCTACGGTCAAGCATTTCGAAGGAAATCTCAGCTTTTCCGTCAAGGACAATGTCCTCCGGGAAGCAATCAAGAAGACGGTTTTCGCCTGCGCAACAGACCCGAACCGCCCGCTTTTCACAGGCGTTTCTGTTCAGGTACGTCAGGACAAGGTCATCTGGGCTGCCACCAACAGCCATCGCCTGGCTGTGAACACCATGCATCTTGATGATCCTACTACTTCCATCAATATGATTGTTCCCGGCAGGTTCCTGCAGGATGTTTACCACAATCTGACCAGCGAAGTGCCCATTGATGTGAAGGTCACCTGCTCTTACAACTCCATGAGCTTTGAATTCGAGAACGTGTTCATGACCACCCGCCTGCTGGAAGGTGCTTTCCCTGACTTCAACCGGGTCATTCCCGCTGAATTCGAGACGAAGGTCCATCTGGACACAGCTGACTTCCGGGCTGCTGTGGACAGGGTTTCCCTCATTGCCCGTTCTTCCGAGTACAATATCATTTTGCTGGACTTCGAAAATGACAAGGTGCTGATTTCCTCTGTGAACCAGGAGGTCGGCCAGGCCAATGAGGATGTGGCAGCTCAGATTGACGGGCCCAATATCTCCATTGCCTTCAATTCACAGTACATCGTGGATGCACTTAAGAATATCGACAGCAAGACCATCACCTTCTGCATGAATCAGCCGCTGACGGCTGCACGGATCATTGAAGATGGGGTGGAGGATTTCGTTTATGTTGTCACTCCTGTGAGGACGGCAAGGTAA
- a CDS encoding glycosyltransferase family 4 protein, which produces MDYSFAHELGACAYVGDVEAGELRRWLGWYRRRGVEAFYLYCEENSSLRAELQREILAGWVVLMYIASSYAKDKSLMAYGDCVKRVRYACRYLALLRVGEYLQGLGEQSMQLIVEKCFGNYTAALEIEGSDGSNRYVANPLCIIDIDENGNIYSPENYKLRTVKGLFFSHERKKSIALLSHVMARNGAPLALLSVAKILKEAGYEVEVYSILPGPMEKEFEKLGIPVTIDPKVHGIPLEDQPWYREYDLIFVNTAVMVGCFRKELTGPHVIWWLHESKSILEWCGIKAENISDLKHERVHALAVSEVARRDFADLAPYFPVEGILTLGVADSFTGRAREKKPGDAFVFMMTGTVEKRKGQDIFLKAIGLMKEENRKKCRFYLVGESGQSTEPGYEDEVRSLAARYPEVELMPFQPHEKILEMYGNIDALVVPSREETLSIVAVEAMMMEVPCIVSDSTGVASFIENEKSGLIFSKENQHELANEMQMILEDNDKYCLIKKSGRCLYEETFKLCRFEKKLKELTEKLFET; this is translated from the coding sequence ATGGATTATTCTTTTGCCCACGAGTTGGGAGCTTGTGCTTATGTGGGTGATGTTGAAGCCGGAGAGCTGCGCCGGTGGCTTGGGTGGTATAGAAGGCGTGGCGTGGAGGCATTCTACCTTTACTGTGAAGAGAATTCATCCCTCCGTGCGGAGTTGCAGCGAGAAATTCTAGCAGGATGGGTAGTGCTGATGTATATTGCTTCTAGTTATGCAAAAGATAAAAGTCTGATGGCCTATGGGGATTGCGTGAAGCGTGTGCGCTATGCCTGCAGGTATCTGGCACTGCTGCGGGTGGGAGAGTACCTGCAGGGACTGGGTGAGCAAAGCATGCAGCTGATAGTGGAAAAATGTTTTGGAAATTACACTGCTGCTTTGGAGATCGAAGGCTCAGATGGCAGCAATCGCTATGTGGCCAATCCTCTTTGTATAATAGATATAGACGAAAATGGCAATATTTATAGTCCTGAAAATTATAAATTAAGGACTGTGAAGGGGCTGTTTTTTTCGCATGAAAGAAAAAAAAGTATTGCTCTTTTATCTCATGTGATGGCTAGGAATGGTGCGCCCTTGGCCCTTTTGAGTGTGGCAAAGATACTGAAAGAGGCTGGATATGAGGTAGAAGTTTATTCGATACTACCTGGACCGATGGAGAAGGAATTTGAAAAGCTGGGAATTCCTGTCACTATTGATCCTAAGGTTCATGGGATTCCTCTGGAAGATCAGCCCTGGTATAGAGAATATGATTTGATATTTGTCAATACTGCTGTGATGGTAGGGTGCTTTAGAAAAGAATTGACGGGGCCTCATGTTATATGGTGGCTCCATGAGAGCAAAAGCATTCTGGAATGGTGCGGTATTAAAGCGGAAAATATTTCAGATTTAAAACACGAAAGAGTGCATGCTTTGGCTGTCAGCGAGGTGGCAAGGCGTGATTTTGCAGATCTAGCTCCTTACTTTCCCGTGGAGGGCATACTGACTTTAGGGGTGGCAGATTCTTTCACGGGCAGAGCGAGGGAAAAAAAGCCAGGAGATGCTTTTGTCTTTATGATGACTGGCACTGTAGAAAAGAGAAAAGGTCAGGACATCTTTCTGAAAGCAATAGGGTTGATGAAGGAAGAGAACAGGAAGAAATGTCGATTTTATTTGGTGGGAGAAAGTGGGCAAAGCACGGAACCAGGATATGAGGATGAGGTTAGGTCTCTGGCAGCTAGGTATCCTGAGGTAGAGCTCATGCCTTTCCAACCTCATGAGAAAATACTTGAGATGTATGGTAATATTGATGCACTTGTGGTGCCGTCTAGGGAGGAGACTCTTTCGATTGTTGCTGTGGAAGCAATGATGATGGAGGTGCCTTGCATTGTGTCGGATAGTACAGGGGTGGCTTCCTTCATAGAGAATGAAAAATCAGGGCTGATTTTTTCTAAAGAAAACCAGCATGAACTGGCCAATGAAATGCAAATGATTTTAGAGGATAATGATAAGTATTGTTTGATAAAAAAATCAGGACGCTGTCTTTATGAGGAAACATTTAAATTATGCAGATTTGAGAAAAAGTTAAAAGAATTAACTGAAAAGTTGTTTGAAACTTGA
- the recF gene encoding DNA replication/repair protein RecF, protein MLVESLQLRQFRNYESLDFKFPEGITVFIGQNAQGKTNILEAVYYASLAKSHRTGRDAELIRWDSQQGAVRLGFSRLGVGNTIELRFSRMKRRQMMLNSHVVTPKTLVGSLTTVLFSPEDLYLVKGAPQLRRAFLDTEISQTSPAYYREMNKYGRLITQRNNLLKKIREGQAGRDMLELWDVQLAESAAKITAKRMEAVNRLAMLSRLMQRRISGALESLEVSYDLHAPSGEGGPSLTAGKVTEGLVPWYNEMLNKRHELDIIRGVTSVGPHRDDLKLAVNGVDLRTYGSQGQQRTGALALKLSELEFIRGETGAYPVLLLDDVMSELDPSRRKELLLFLQRERIQTIITATDRAYFPEKKIGAFFSVRQGNVCPL, encoded by the coding sequence ATGCTGGTGGAATCCTTGCAGCTGAGGCAGTTCAGGAATTATGAGTCCCTGGACTTCAAGTTCCCTGAGGGCATTACGGTCTTTATCGGTCAGAATGCCCAGGGGAAGACAAATATCCTGGAGGCGGTTTACTATGCTTCCCTGGCCAAGTCACACCGCACCGGCAGGGATGCGGAGCTCATCCGCTGGGACAGCCAGCAGGGGGCGGTGCGGCTGGGGTTCTCCCGTCTGGGGGTGGGCAATACCATCGAGCTGAGGTTCAGCCGTATGAAGCGCCGCCAGATGATGCTGAACAGCCATGTGGTCACTCCCAAGACTTTGGTGGGGAGCCTTACCACGGTGCTTTTCTCTCCCGAGGACTTATATCTGGTAAAGGGCGCGCCACAGCTCAGGCGTGCCTTTCTTGATACGGAAATAAGCCAGACCAGTCCTGCCTATTACCGGGAGATGAACAAATACGGACGCCTTATCACCCAGCGGAACAACCTCTTGAAGAAAATCCGTGAGGGCCAGGCGGGCAGGGATATGCTGGAGCTCTGGGATGTGCAGCTGGCCGAAAGCGCCGCCAAGATCACCGCCAAGCGCATGGAAGCTGTGAACCGCCTGGCCATGCTCTCCCGTCTCATGCAAAGGCGCATCTCAGGGGCTCTGGAGAGCCTTGAGGTGAGCTACGACCTTCACGCACCATCTGGTGAGGGCGGGCCGTCTCTCACGGCTGGAAAGGTGACAGAGGGGCTTGTTCCGTGGTATAATGAAATGCTGAACAAGCGTCATGAGCTGGATATCATTCGCGGTGTCACCAGCGTGGGACCGCACCGGGATGACTTGAAGCTGGCTGTCAACGGCGTTGACCTGCGCACCTATGGGTCACAGGGGCAGCAGAGGACTGGTGCGCTGGCTTTGAAGCTGTCGGAACTGGAATTCATCCGGGGGGAGACAGGGGCATATCCTGTGCTGCTGCTGGATGATGTGATGAGTGAGCTGGATCCTTCACGCAGGAAGGAACTTTTGCTGTTTTTGCAGCGGGAGAGGATACAGACGATCATTACGGCTACTGATAGGGCTTATTTTCCGGAGAAAAAGATAGGTGCGTTCTTCTCAGTTCGCCAAGGGAATGTTTGCCCTCTGTGA
- a CDS encoding glycosyltransferase: protein MENENQMIHVCYGIHDENGTYSKILGTSMCSIFNNTDSYLTVHILYDDSLSIENRNLMIKLTRSYGQMIIFHKVDLKNSVSSYEYMANSGHTSATFYRLMLPEILTDDIKKIIYLDADTIVNLDIVELWNQSMEISDEIASICAVRDAWLTTTGRKILEDTVGKYIDVDDYFNAGVLVMNLEKIRLHGNGYLLHMADKILREHPEWRYYDQDILNYLFSGKCHILPNCYNHLTELDYKGAYKDPLEIKMIFHYVGIWLNAQPERPYNHIFWHYFLKTPWCDRIFMMKAFQCGYMLLDRQTEYLRKYWMTFHKRKRHIYIANIGSEKAVKTVCPFYENDYFFKAENHKEIMSAIDAINDKNDSMIVIVSADYDRWYVYLNQRGFYEEVDFFDGRCLFKPSEGGAYLRDTQARIYRYIMGM, encoded by the coding sequence ATGGAAAATGAAAATCAAATGATACACGTGTGCTATGGCATACACGATGAAAATGGGACTTATAGCAAGATATTGGGGACATCTATGTGTTCAATATTTAACAATACTGATAGCTATTTGACCGTACACATTTTATATGATGATTCATTATCGATTGAAAATAGAAATTTAATGATTAAATTAACCAGAAGTTATGGTCAGATGATAATTTTTCATAAGGTTGACTTAAAAAATTCGGTTTCAAGTTATGAATATATGGCAAATAGTGGACATACATCAGCAACATTTTATCGATTAATGTTACCTGAAATATTGACAGATGACATAAAAAAAATCATATATTTAGATGCAGATACTATAGTTAATCTTGATATTGTTGAATTATGGAATCAGTCTATGGAAATATCAGATGAAATTGCAAGTATCTGTGCAGTAAGAGATGCTTGGCTTACAACTACTGGAAGAAAAATACTGGAAGATACAGTGGGGAAATATATAGATGTAGATGATTATTTCAATGCAGGTGTATTAGTGATGAATTTAGAGAAAATACGTCTGCATGGTAATGGATATTTACTGCATATGGCAGATAAAATTCTTCGAGAACATCCTGAGTGGCGTTACTATGATCAAGATATATTGAACTATCTTTTCTCTGGAAAATGTCACATACTGCCTAATTGTTATAATCATCTTACTGAATTGGATTACAAGGGTGCATATAAAGATCCATTAGAAATAAAAATGATATTTCATTATGTTGGGATATGGCTTAATGCTCAACCAGAAAGACCATATAATCATATATTCTGGCATTATTTTTTAAAAACCCCGTGGTGTGATCGTATATTCATGATGAAGGCTTTCCAGTGCGGTTACATGCTGCTTGACAGGCAGACAGAATATCTGAGAAAATATTGGATGACATTTCACAAACGGAAAAGACATATATATATTGCCAATATCGGCAGTGAAAAAGCTGTAAAAACAGTTTGTCCGTTCTATGAAAATGATTATTTTTTTAAAGCCGAAAATCATAAGGAAATAATGTCTGCAATAGATGCTATAAATGACAAAAATGATAGTATGATTGTTATCGTGTCAGCTGATTATGATAGGTGGTATGTGTATCTCAATCAGCGTGGCTTTTATGAAGAAGTAGATTTCTTTGATGGCAGATGTCTTTTTAAACCAAGCGAGGGAGGGGCATACTTGCGAGATACACAAGCAAGAATATACAGATACATAATGGGGATGTAG
- a CDS encoding DUF721 domain-containing protein → MQKKHDTRRTPWLEKADKVIPRWVRGKGPEFEMEYRRRWVLAYWRDIVGDTISRNVELMGIRKKTLLYYCSSPAWNNEMRLLMPQIVDKMNRFAGCEVIREVRATPRWEKPEAGDVLSFRAWLRQEEEKIPDFRKEREKTLLSREEEQGAKDLETSSEDSELGNLLGRIYRKNLQLRKVQANHGWLPCADCGSLTEPRKGEETVCPACRSRRAEKRREAIRQVLRDMPWARTKEVAEFVPEVTPKEVSEQRAMMVQQLAAEVDVEDRKSLKAMQLVMLFKVLPPEQLTEDNVERAMYALRFSLNRPKDYVMPKRYSKIKLGKEGKKAQNAFINRN, encoded by the coding sequence GTGCAGAAGAAACATGACACGCGTCGTACCCCCTGGCTGGAGAAGGCTGATAAGGTTATTCCCCGCTGGGTTAGGGGCAAAGGACCGGAGTTTGAGATGGAGTACCGCAGGCGGTGGGTTTTGGCTTATTGGCGGGATATTGTGGGGGATACTATTTCCCGCAATGTGGAGCTTATGGGGATTCGGAAGAAAACCTTGCTTTACTACTGCTCAAGCCCTGCCTGGAATAACGAGATGCGGCTGCTGATGCCTCAGATTGTGGACAAGATGAACCGTTTTGCCGGCTGTGAGGTCATCAGGGAGGTGCGGGCCACTCCCCGCTGGGAAAAGCCTGAGGCGGGGGATGTGCTGTCTTTCAGGGCCTGGCTCAGGCAGGAGGAAGAAAAGATTCCGGATTTCCGCAAGGAGCGGGAGAAAACCTTGCTTTCCCGTGAGGAGGAGCAGGGGGCAAAGGACCTTGAGACTTCCTCTGAGGACAGTGAGCTGGGGAATCTCTTGGGGAGAATCTACCGCAAGAACCTGCAGCTGCGCAAAGTGCAGGCAAATCATGGCTGGCTTCCCTGCGCTGACTGCGGCTCTCTGACAGAGCCGCGGAAGGGCGAAGAGACCGTCTGTCCTGCCTGCCGCAGCAGGCGGGCTGAGAAGCGCCGTGAGGCCATCAGGCAGGTACTCAGGGATATGCCCTGGGCCAGGACCAAGGAGGTGGCTGAGTTCGTGCCTGAGGTCACTCCCAAGGAAGTTTCTGAGCAGAGGGCCATGATGGTGCAGCAGCTGGCAGCAGAAGTTGATGTGGAAGACCGCAAGAGCCTCAAGGCCATGCAGCTGGTGATGCTGTTCAAGGTATTGCCACCGGAGCAATTGACCGAGGACAATGTGGAGCGTGCCATGTACGCCCTGCGCTTCAGCCTGAACAGGCCCAAGGATTACGTGATGCCCAAGCGGTATAGCAAGATCAAGCTGGGAAAAGAAGGGAAAAAGGCTCAGAATGCCTTCATCAACAGAAATTGA
- the gyrB gene encoding DNA topoisomerase (ATP-hydrolyzing) subunit B: protein MAEEKNLTESEQIALNAIEELQQEPAPDTAGIEIHTSEDAAEVTAVDADYGADQIQILEGLEAVRKRPGMYIGSTSERGLHHLVYEVVDNSIDEALAGFCTHIEVTIHQDNSITVTDNGRGIPVDMHESGKPAVEVVLTVLHAGGKFGGDGYKVSGGLHGVGVSVVNALSTSMDVQVKRDGLIQEISFKRGATAQSLHQVGTLAEGEETGTRVHFVPDPEIFTVTTYNYDTLKHRLRELAFLNHGITIKLTDERLNAEGQGRENTFHFEGGISSFVEHLNRKKEKLNPTPIYFNGIKDDTVVEIALQYNDTYQENIFSFVNNINTEEGGTHLAGFKLALTRAANDFARKQNMLKEKDGNLSGDDVREGLTAVISLKIREPQFEGQTKTKLGNSEVRGIVDSIVTEGLSEYFEENPAITKKIMEKAIAASHTREAVRKARELARRKNALDSISSLPGKLADCSVKDPDQAEIYLVEGDSAGGSAKQGRDRRFQAILPLRGKILNVEKARLDKIYKNAEIGTMITAFGTGMSDDFNLAKRRYGKIIIMTDADVDGAHIRTLLLTFLYRYMKPLIEHGHVYIAQPPLYQIRKGKKHWYTYSDEELAKKLSEVGREGATVQRYKGLGEMNPEQLWETTMDPATRTMLRVDMEDAEEADELFTILMGDKVEPRRQFIEENAKLVKNLDI, encoded by the coding sequence ATGGCTGAGGAAAAGAACCTTACGGAGTCTGAGCAGATTGCTCTGAACGCCATTGAGGAATTGCAGCAGGAGCCTGCTCCTGACACTGCCGGGATTGAAATCCATACGTCTGAGGATGCGGCAGAGGTGACTGCCGTGGACGCTGACTACGGCGCCGACCAGATTCAGATCCTGGAGGGCCTGGAGGCTGTCAGGAAGCGCCCTGGTATGTATATCGGCTCCACCTCAGAGCGGGGTCTGCACCATCTGGTCTACGAGGTGGTGGACAACTCCATCGACGAGGCTCTGGCTGGTTTCTGCACCCATATCGAGGTTACCATCCATCAGGACAACTCCATCACCGTCACGGACAATGGCCGCGGCATTCCAGTGGATATGCATGAGTCCGGCAAGCCGGCGGTAGAGGTGGTGCTGACGGTGCTGCACGCAGGCGGCAAGTTCGGCGGGGACGGCTACAAGGTCTCCGGCGGCCTTCACGGCGTGGGCGTGTCCGTCGTCAACGCCCTTTCCACTTCCATGGATGTGCAGGTGAAGCGCGACGGCCTGATTCAGGAAATTTCCTTCAAGCGCGGTGCCACCGCCCAGTCTCTCCATCAGGTAGGCACTCTGGCTGAGGGCGAGGAAACTGGTACCCGTGTGCATTTCGTGCCTGACCCGGAAATCTTCACCGTCACCACCTACAACTACGATACACTCAAGCACCGTCTGCGGGAGCTGGCTTTCCTGAACCACGGCATCACTATCAAGCTCACCGATGAGCGCCTGAATGCTGAGGGACAGGGCAGGGAGAACACCTTCCACTTCGAGGGGGGCATTTCTTCCTTCGTGGAGCACCTGAACCGCAAAAAGGAAAAGCTCAATCCCACCCCCATCTACTTCAACGGCATCAAAGACGATACCGTGGTGGAGATTGCACTCCAGTACAACGACACCTATCAGGAGAACATCTTCTCCTTCGTCAACAACATCAACACCGAGGAGGGCGGTACCCATCTGGCAGGCTTCAAGCTGGCCCTGACCCGTGCTGCCAATGACTTTGCCCGCAAGCAGAATATGCTGAAGGAAAAGGACGGCAACCTTTCCGGCGATGACGTACGCGAGGGACTTACCGCCGTTATTTCTCTTAAAATCCGTGAGCCCCAGTTCGAGGGCCAGACCAAGACCAAGCTGGGCAACAGCGAGGTCCGCGGCATCGTGGATTCCATCGTCACCGAGGGCCTGTCCGAGTACTTCGAGGAAAATCCCGCCATCACCAAGAAAATCATGGAAAAGGCCATTGCCGCCAGCCACACCCGTGAGGCTGTACGCAAGGCCAGGGAGCTGGCCCGCCGCAAGAATGCCCTGGATTCCATTTCCAGCCTTCCCGGCAAGCTGGCCGACTGCTCTGTGAAGGACCCTGACCAGGCAGAAATCTATCTGGTAGAGGGTGACTCTGCAGGCGGCTCCGCCAAGCAGGGCCGTGACCGCCGTTTCCAGGCTATCCTGCCTCTGCGCGGCAAGATCCTCAACGTGGAGAAGGCCCGCCTGGACAAGATTTACAAGAACGCGGAAATAGGCACCATGATCACCGCCTTCGGCACCGGCATGAGTGATGACTTCAACCTGGCAAAGCGCCGCTACGGCAAGATCATCATCATGACAGATGCGGACGTGGACGGCGCCCATATCCGCACCCTGCTGCTGACCTTCCTCTACCGCTACATGAAGCCCCTCATCGAACACGGCCATGTCTACATAGCACAGCCGCCACTCTACCAGATCCGCAAGGGCAAGAAGCACTGGTACACCTACAGCGATGAGGAGCTGGCCAAGAAGCTCTCAGAAGTTGGCCGCGAAGGAGCCACCGTCCAGCGCTACAAGGGTCTTGGTGAGATGAACCCCGAGCAGCTCTGGGAAACCACCATGGACCCCGCCACCCGCACCATGCTCAGAGTGGATATGGAGGATGCAGAAGAAGCAGACGAGCTCTTCACCATCCTCATGGGAGACAAGGTAGAGCCAAGAAGGCAGTTCATCGAGGAGAATGCGAAGCTGGTCAAGAATCTGGATATCTGA